A single window of Pantanalinema sp. DNA harbors:
- a CDS encoding HEAT repeat domain-containing protein, whose amino-acid sequence MHLTIALAVLAAFIIGILALYRSGLLPGTLPYWTKQLAHPDRATRLKTAHLLGQIATPQAAYCLAQVAQNEDATLKLLALKGLLNTRLSSTLPVLRAALADRDPKVRRIVAQGLAGFQGVAVTAMLTELLTDLDEFVVMAATESLGSRQDPSAARSLALALGHSEETARFAAEALMAIGPSVFEPLCTMIDELNPLACERLIPVLVSLDPRRAIEPLIQILNGTVNDYLIKATISALIELRSPEVAQALIAYVSDESHYCRPFALRKLQALEDPAANDLLLRLLSDRDVMIRRAASDALAVDVDPERLPALLAALGDGDAEVLQNVIRSLGHYNDPRILPRLFETLWPSEYETIVPMIEDACRRSLSELSSVDELLPLLRRISSREARGSEEQRIRHYLQSVYILLRPRLVCGFHDLTNNILIFKDEDLTSEYQEQRLHPLALSSLLVHQSHKSLNRWKNSLR is encoded by the coding sequence TTGCACCTCACGATTGCCCTTGCGGTCCTAGCGGCCTTCATCATCGGGATCCTGGCCCTCTATCGATCCGGCCTGCTGCCGGGGACGCTGCCGTACTGGACCAAGCAGCTCGCCCATCCCGATCGCGCGACCCGTCTCAAGACGGCCCACCTCCTGGGCCAGATCGCCACGCCGCAGGCCGCCTACTGCCTGGCGCAGGTCGCGCAGAACGAGGATGCCACCCTCAAGCTGCTGGCCCTCAAGGGCCTGCTGAACACGCGTTTGTCCTCCACCCTGCCGGTGCTGAGGGCCGCCCTCGCGGACCGGGACCCCAAGGTGCGGCGCATCGTGGCGCAGGGGCTCGCCGGCTTTCAGGGCGTCGCGGTGACCGCGATGCTGACCGAGCTCCTCACCGATCTCGACGAGTTCGTCGTGATGGCGGCGACCGAGTCGCTGGGCTCGCGCCAGGATCCCTCGGCTGCGAGGTCGCTCGCGCTCGCGCTCGGCCACTCCGAGGAGACGGCTCGCTTCGCGGCCGAGGCGCTGATGGCCATCGGTCCCAGCGTCTTCGAGCCGCTGTGCACCATGATCGATGAGCTGAACCCCCTGGCCTGCGAGCGCCTCATCCCGGTGCTGGTCAGCCTGGATCCGCGCAGGGCCATCGAGCCTTTGATCCAGATCCTCAACGGCACGGTCAACGACTACCTCATCAAGGCGACGATCTCGGCGCTGATCGAGCTGCGCTCGCCGGAGGTCGCCCAGGCCCTCATCGCCTACGTGAGCGACGAGAGTCACTACTGCCGGCCCTTCGCCTTGCGCAAGCTGCAGGCCCTCGAGGATCCGGCTGCCAACGACCTGCTCCTGCGCCTGCTGTCCGATCGCGACGTGATGATCCGCCGCGCGGCCTCTGACGCCCTGGCCGTCGACGTCGACCCGGAGCGCCTTCCCGCGCTCTTGGCGGCCCTGGGCGACGGGGACGCCGAGGTCCTCCAGAATGTGATTCGCTCCCTTGGCCACTACAACGACCCGCGGATCCTGCCGCGCCTCTTCGAGACGCTCTGGCCCTCCGAGTACGAGACCATCGTGCCCATGATCGAGGACGCCTGCCGTCGCTCGCTGTCCGAGCTTTCGAGCGTCGACGAGCTGCTCCCGCTGCTGCGTCGCATCTCGAGCCGTGAGGCGCGCGGCAGCGAGGAGCAGCGGATCCGGCACTACCTCCAGAGCGTGTACATCCTGCTGAGGCCGCGCCTGGTCTGCGGCTTCCACGACCTGACCAACAACATCCTGATCTTCAAGGACGAGGACCTCACCAGCGAGTACCAGGAGCAGCGCCTGCACCCGCTGGCGCTCTCGTCCCTGCTGGTGCACCAGAGCCACAAGTCCCTCAACCGCTGGAAGAACAGCCTGAGGTAG
- a CDS encoding LPP20 family lipoprotein produces the protein MTRPRAQQPRARIALAAIALILAFSPALPGRAEVEQTAAGVTVDWTDGLIEVTGMGVEPESGTRAQKRLMAERAALTDAYRKLAEATDGLRVEADTTVKNFAAESDLVRTQLSSVIKGARILETRHLEDGSAEVRVSLDLYGKGRSVARAVLKQPSPRKGKVTGTVDSLIAPAEVRTDYTGVVVDARGLGLEPAMSPMILDEQGARLYLSSKVAVEPDAVVNKGLASYAGSIAEGQKLPRVGSNPLVIKAKRVEDRTNVVLDDASAKQLLGADRRKGFLKDLAVVLVP, from the coding sequence ATGACCCGCCCGCGCGCCCAGCAGCCCCGTGCTCGAATCGCCCTCGCGGCGATCGCCCTGATCCTCGCCTTTTCCCCCGCCCTCCCCGGTCGCGCCGAGGTCGAACAGACCGCCGCCGGCGTCACCGTCGACTGGACCGACGGCCTCATCGAGGTCACCGGCATGGGCGTCGAGCCCGAAAGCGGCACCCGCGCCCAGAAGCGCCTGATGGCCGAGCGGGCCGCCCTCACCGACGCCTACCGCAAGCTGGCCGAGGCCACCGACGGCCTGCGCGTCGAGGCCGACACCACCGTCAAGAACTTCGCCGCCGAGAGCGACCTCGTCCGGACCCAGCTCAGCAGCGTCATCAAGGGGGCGCGGATCCTCGAGACCCGCCACCTCGAGGACGGCTCGGCCGAGGTGCGGGTCTCGCTGGACCTCTACGGCAAGGGGCGCTCCGTCGCCAGGGCCGTCCTGAAGCAGCCGTCGCCCAGGAAGGGCAAGGTGACGGGCACCGTCGACTCCCTGATAGCCCCGGCCGAGGTCCGCACCGACTACACCGGCGTCGTCGTGGACGCCCGCGGGCTCGGGCTGGAGCCCGCCATGAGCCCCATGATCCTCGACGAGCAAGGCGCCAGGCTCTACCTCTCTTCCAAGGTCGCGGTCGAGCCCGACGCGGTGGTGAACAAGGGACTCGCCTCCTACGCCGGCAGCATCGCCGAGGGACAGAAGCTGCCGCGGGTCGGCTCCAACCCCCTCGTGATCAAGGCCAAGCGGGTCGAGGACCGGACCAACGTCGTGCTGGACGACGCCTCGGCCAAGCAGCTGCTCGGTGCGGACCGCCGGAAGGGCTTCCTCAAGGATCTCGCGGTCGTCCTGGTCCCGTAG
- a CDS encoding SRPBCC family protein: MRLLAVTGAVLLSCLSLASASSALTDDEQAKLMRGETIVKNIKIEGLSGIEASFFAKAPLEVAYRILADTEQLAAFMPSMKECVILQRGEGYVVVKQIGDAGELTQRRTALPPDEIRWTMIHSPGLRNMKGYWHLEALDGGTVLSYGLAVEPVVPVPSSVVIHFQQQKLPPLVANVRARIESRGKWTKPEFGR, translated from the coding sequence ATGCGCCTTCTAGCCGTCACCGGCGCCGTCCTTCTCTCCTGCCTTTCGCTCGCGAGCGCCTCATCGGCCCTGACCGACGACGAGCAGGCCAAGCTCATGCGCGGCGAGACGATCGTCAAGAACATCAAGATCGAAGGCCTGAGCGGCATCGAGGCGAGCTTCTTCGCCAAGGCCCCCCTCGAGGTCGCCTACCGGATCCTCGCCGATACCGAGCAGCTGGCCGCGTTCATGCCCTCGATGAAGGAGTGCGTCATCCTCCAGCGCGGCGAGGGCTATGTCGTGGTCAAGCAGATCGGCGATGCGGGCGAGCTGACCCAGCGCCGCACCGCGCTCCCCCCGGACGAGATCCGCTGGACGATGATCCACAGCCCCGGCCTCCGCAACATGAAGGGCTACTGGCACCTGGAGGCGCTCGACGGGGGCACCGTCCTTTCCTACGGCCTCGCCGTCGAGCCCGTCGTCCCCGTCCCGAGCAGCGTGGTCATCCACTTCCAGCAACAGAAGCTCCCCCCCCTGGTCGCGAACGTCCGCGCGCGGATCGAGAGCCGCGGCAAGTGGACCAAGCCGGAGTTCGGTCGGTGA